From the Oscillospiraceae bacterium genome, the window CCTTAAAACAAAAATATAGAAAAAGAGAAAAACTCCTTTCCTATATCATTTTTAAGAATTAGCTTTAATTATTTATGTTTTTCTTTTTCTGCGGTCTGTGCCTTTTTCGACAGTCTGAGAGCTGTAAAAAACGAAAGTTTTTTACAGCTCTTAGCTTTTATCTTTTTCTTTTTTTCTTTTCTGAGGAAACCTTTGTTACAGCCTGTAATGAATAGCCAAAGAAGGGGAGAGGGTCTTTTGGACTCCATATCTGGTCGGTGGTGTTTTTCCAGCTAAACCAAGAGGGCTTTGACTTAAATCTGTTGGGAGACTCCAAAAACCATAAAATATCGGTATGCAAATAGCGAAGGAATTTGCCGTATTCGTATGTGGGATATGCTGTTACTTCTCTGCCTGTTTCGTATTCAACTATCTGACGGGCAAAGTCAACACCTGCCGCAAAGCAGACCTTAACGCTTGCGGTAATTCTCGGATTTATTTCCATTACCTTTGCGGTATTGTCACGAGGGTCCTGAATTAAATCAACATCGCCGTAGCCTTGCCATCCGATTGCTTTGAGAAGCTTTACACTGCTTTCCACAATATCGGGACGCTCAACTGATGCACTGCAACAGGTAGAGCCTCCGTCAATGGGATACCATCTTGTTTTATCAAAAACTACCGCACTTTTTGCCTCGCCGTTTTTATCAATGAAAACCTCACATTTATATTGAATATCTGTCTGAGGTATGTATTCCTGCACAAGCATATCGCCGTGAGCTTCTGCAGCAGAGTCAAACACCTTGCGAAGCTGCTCTTCGTTGTTTATACAGTGGAAGCCTATTGAGCCGTAGCCTATGCGTGGCTTTATTATAAAAGGATACTTAATATCGGAGTTGAGAATATCATCAATAG encodes:
- a CDS encoding ATP-grasp domain-containing protein, whose translation is MNDLKGIKVLLLEGFARQVMPMMQALHDLECHITTYNSKKTDLGYLSKYPDKKIIGVWDRKNEQASYNALLDVLKAEKYDIVIPMTDFSATLLSKNKEEISKYASPAVNDWNVFIKAADKQNTMIACMDNNIPCPYTLRDVKSIDDILNSDIKYPFIIKPRIGYGSIGFHCINNEEQLRKVFDSAAEAHGDMLVQEYIPQTDIQYKCEVFIDKNGEAKSAVVFDKTRWYPIDGGSTCCSASVERPDIVESSVKLLKAIGWQGYGDVDLIQDPRDNTAKVMEINPRITASVKVCFAAGVDFARQIVEYETGREVTAYPTYEYGKFLRYLHTDILWFLESPNRFKSKPSWFSWKNTTDQIWSPKDPLPFFGYSLQAVTKVSSEKKKRKR